TTACTCAGAAAACTATAACTTAGAGAGTATAGGTTATACACCTAGATATACTTCACTCGAAACAGTTAGTAGTGAAACCAAAGCTATCTTCAACTTGGTGTGATATCCCTATATCATCCATAATCTCTAGATTGGAGACCGTTGGTTGGAGAAACCTCTAGTAAGAGGTCAGTCATTGTTTCGATGAGTTAATTTATGCAACTAACTTGAAGCATTAGTGTTATTTAGGAAACAGTCTTATCGAATTTACAAAATCAATAGATCACTTGAGGTTCATTGATCTTCACTTTTATGTAAAGAAAGACCCGCAAGAGCGAAAAAGTCTCCTTGCGGGTCTTTCTTTGCATATTTTATTGTAACTTTGCGTTAATAAAGCTGAAGCCTTCTTCAATTAATTTCAAATCCTTCTGATAATGGAGGCGGTCACTACTTACATTTGTTTTATAGAATTGTTCATTAGAACAGAATTGATACGCCTTTTCATTCAATTCCCGTAGGTCCAAATTTGTTTTACTGTAAAATGCTTGAATTGAGATGGCAACTAGAATACAGGTTTTTGAACAAAGCTGCAAGTACATCTTTCTACGAAGGTCAATATCTTCTTTATATATTTCTAAATCTCTAAAAAACACTGCGAAATCTTCGTGTTGCTCCAATCTTCCTTCAATCGATGCATAGTAAGGTATGATTAATTTCTCTATTTCAACTTCATCGCAGTCCGTTTTTTCAGCCAGACCTTCGTGTATTAGTACTAGTTCTGTACTCTGTACATGACCATATTGGCATAACAGCATCTCCCACACCATATGAGGATACCAAAAGCATGCACTATTACTTATATTAACTTTGATATATTGAATACCATTAGCTTTTTGAAGAAGTTTATTACTATATATAATACCTGACATGTAATTAGAGGACAGCATAAATTGTAACATTGCTTCTTTACCCATAGATGCAATTTTATTGGATTGTTTACTTTGTGATGAAGTTGATGCTCTAAAAATGGATAGTGTCTCTTTAGATTTATTTAGACTATCCATAATTATACTGAGAACTTTGGAATCGATTTGATCCTCATCGCTCAATAGTAAAATGAATTCTCCCTTTGCTAGCTCGCACACTTTACAACAGTTCAGCGCGTATCCTTGGTTTTCTTCAAAGGCAAAGTATGTTAATCTTGCATCTTCAATTTCACTAATTTTTTCATAGTATGCTTTTGTTTCATTTTGAGTCCCATTGTTGGATAATATAATTTCAATTTCTTCATTGTAATGGAATTGCAGTAACTGGATGATGTTTTCATATGCTTTGTGTCCTCTGTTATAGCTTGGGATACAAATGCTCAGTAGTATGCGATTTCCGTTTCTATGTTCTTTACTTATACGAGTGTTGTGGATATCTGAAAGAACATTCTTGCTTACATCAGATTTGTCCTCTGTCAGGTCAATTATATTATAAGGAAGTATTGAGTTAGTAGTTAACAGGTACTCCTTCAATTTATATAGATTGTCGAAAATCATTATATTTGAAATATCGTCTAACAACGATCCTTGTAAGCAGGATAAAAACTTGTCTATCTGATTTATTATTATGTATGACTTTTTGTTAAGTTTCCTTGTAGCGTTAGTAATGGCTACAATATTATTCCAATCCCATTCTTCAAGTACTAAAAAGTCAGAAAAAGCATCTGAAATGGTTACGGAGGGTATCTGTTGATATTGATATAATGATATTTTTTCTTTTATCAGCTGCTGCTCTTTATCATACAAGTAGTATTCATTCTGAACGCCCGTTGGAAGCAACCAAAAAGATAACTCTTGAAATGGTAGGCTATTCTCGATATATAGATATGAATTTTTATTTAAGTATTCAATGTTAGCCTCATAGTTATCTTGGAATTCATTTAAATTAGGCTCGATAAAAGCTTCATAGAGCACTTTTTCTATTTCCTCTCTTGAATATCCATTTTCTTGTGCTTTAATGAGCATCATAAAAAATGAATCAAACTCAGATACTCTGAACAGGAAATATGCAAATGAGAGGTAGACCCTTGCCAGTAAATAATGGGAGTTGCTGTTCTCTCTTTCTAGTTCTTCAATAAGCTCGATATAACTATTGTACGCCTCATCCACCAACCCGGTATTAACCTGATCATCTATTTTTACTAAAGCTTGATTTATTCGTTGTTCTAATAGATTGTCATTTATCATGAGTATTCATCCTCTTTTTTAGAATATAATATATGTCGGCATTATCTTGCTAGTATTAAAGAGGTCTCGTAGATTTAAGGGTACTTCTCGCCGTTTTCCACGAAAATCAATGTTGTTACATTTTTCCCCCACACCTGTTTCGCCTCCCCCTCATCAGGTTAAGAACCAATGACACCGTTTTCATTTTCCGTAAAACTCATACCTTTAACTCCATTGACAATGGATATCTTTGGATGATATAGTCGGAAATGTGGACAAAAGGTGTCTACACACACTTTTATTTGATGATGAAGGGAATGTTAGTGCATGCAAGGTAAAGTTAAATGGTTCAACGCAGAGAAGGGTTATGGCTTCATTGAAACTGAAGACGGCGGCGACGTATTTGTACATTTTTCCGCAATCCAGTCGGAAGGCTTCAAGACTCTGGAAGAAGGACAATCCGTAGAGTTCGAAATCGTTGAAGGTGCCCGCGGACCGCAAGCAGCTAACGTAATCAATATATAATCATCCCGGCTCAGCCGACCTACATATGCGGTATAGATGGTTAACAATTGAAGATTCGGTAGCGACAGACTCCGGTGAATGCCGGAGTCTTTTTTTGTTGCGTGCCCAGAAGCACGCATTATCTAGTTGGTGAAAGTCCAACCGAAGGAGGGTCCAAGCCACCTTCGTAGCTAGGACACCTGCGTATGGAGAAATCCATGCGTAGAAGCGTGTCGACGAAAGTATCTGTCAGTGACAGGGCGAGCAATATGCCAGGCCGTAACATAAAGTGAATCCTGCCGCGTCGTCAAAAGGGCCTCGCAAGAGGGAAAAGAGGGAGCCGAGTCTTGAGCAAATGGGCGAAGGCCAAGGAAGCTGTAAAGAACTTGGAGCAACAGCGAAGAATCCTCCGGCGTAAGGGGATCGGCATGGGATAAAAGATAATGCAGTGAACTGGGGAGACCCTCCCCTGCACAGAAAAAAAAACTGTAAAAGGATGCTCTATAAGCCAAAAGTGAAATGAGTTATTCGCAGGAAGGGAGTCCGAGGGGTTCATAGTACTGAAAAACTGCAGGACAACATAACCTGCGGGAGGGAAGGAACCCTGCTTTGTTCATGTTTCTTAAGGAGGTACGAGTCAGTGAATGCCAACAGGCTAACAACACCAAAGGAAAACGTTCAACAACTCCAAGAGAAACTAGGTCATGCGGCCAAGGAAAACAAAAAGCGCAGATTTCACGCGCTGTACGATAAGGTATATCGGATGGATATATTGTGGGAAGCATGGCGAAGAGTGCGAGCCAATAAAGGTTCCGCAGGAGTAGATGGCCAGACCCTAAAAGAGATTGAAGAAAAAGGGGAATTCGTCTTTATCCATGAATGTCATCGGCTCCTTAAAGAAGGTGCTTACCACCCGCAACCTGTACGGAGACACTACATCCCAAAGAAGGATGGAAAGCAAAGACCGTTAGGCATACCAACCATCCGAGATCGCGTCATACAGATAGCGACTAAACTGGTCATGGAACCAATTTTGAAGCGGATTTTCAAGAAGTATCATTTGGTTTTCGCCCCAAACGGGGTGCAAAAGGAGCGCTTGACCGCATCCGTAAAGCCTGTAACCGTAAAGGAAATTGGGTGGTCGACGTCGACATCCAAGGCTACTTTGACAACATTAATCAAGAGAAACTAATGAAACTGGTAGAAATGCGAATCAGTGACAGACGAGTGTTGAAACTAGTACGAAAGTGGCTAACGGCAGGAGTCATGGAAGAAGGAACAGTAAGGCGCTCGGATCTTGGGACACCACAAGGTGGTGTCATATCACCGTTATTGGCAAACATCTATTTAAACTACTTCGATGTGCTATGGGAAAAGCATGGCAGTAAACTAGGTGAACTAACACGATATGCGGATGACTTTGTGGTTGTTTGCAAGACGAAGAAAGATGCGGAGCATACATACAAGCTCATACGCACCATAATGGAACGCCTAGAATTAACGCTGCACCCGACAAAAACTCGAATCGTGGGATTATGGACAGGAGAAAAAGGTTTTGACTTTCTTGGAATGCACCATCGCAAGGCGAGAGCAGAAACGGCTAGAAGTCAAGGGTATTACACGACCCAACAATGGTTAACGAAGAAGGCTGAAAAGCGAATTCGGGAAGTTATTAAAGAGCGGTTAGCGCCACCGAGTATGCGAAAGATATCTGTTCAAGAACATATTGAATGGCTCAATCCCAAAATACAAGGATGGCGTAACTATTATTATACTTCTTATAGCCAACGGAAGTTAGCAAAGCTAGATTGGTACATTATGCAACAGCTCAGCCGATGGTACGCTAAAAAAAGACAACGGAGAAGATGGATGAGTTCGCTTGCCGAAGTGAAATTCATGACCAAACAATATGGATTAAAGACGCTATTGTAATCTGCATGCCCATGAAAGACGAACATCGGAAAGCCGTATGAGGGAAAACCTCACGTACGGTTTGATGAGGAGGGGCTGAAAAAAAACTTCAGCCCTTTACTCTAGTGGTTTAAGCAGAAATAAAGAAATGTTTTGAGGGTTTCAAAATAAAAAAGAATACGCTTTTCAGCACCAAATCCCCTTCAAATAAGGGTCTCGCAACTGTCCCTGAACGGGTTCCTTTATGCTCTATACGAAAGTACTTTTAAGCTCGATAACATACACAATTTCGACTTTTTACATGGGCTTAACAAAGTGTTATAATGAAGGTGCAAAGGAGGAGTGCCCTATGCAATACAGTATTCGAGGTCAACAAATTGAAGTGACCGAAGCTTTAAAGGACTACGTTGACAAGAAGCTCAACAGACTTGAGAAGTATTTTGATGCACCCCTTACCTCTGAAGGATACGTAACACTAAGTGTCATTCGAGGATTGCACACGGTGGAAGTGACCATTCCGCTGCCAGGCGTTGTCCTGCGGGCGGAAGATCGAAGCGACGATATGTACGCTTCCATGGACGCTGTTGTGGACAAATTGGAACGACAGATCCGCAAACACAAGACGAAGTTAAACCGCAAGTTCCGCCAGGAAGGTAGTCTGAAGACGCTGTTTGTGGAGAATGGAGCCGCAACGGGTTCCGTAGCTGTCCAACATGAGGAACACGACGAAGATGAATTGGAAGTAGTCCGTACGAAGCGTTTCACCATGAAACCGATGGATGTGGAAGAGGCCATTTTGCAAATGAACATGGTCGGTCATAATTTCTTCGTATTCACCAACATTGATTCACAAGAAGTGAATGTCGTTTACAAACGTGATGACGGAAAGTACGGTTTAATCGAGAGGGATTAGGCTCACCGAACTCTTACCGGAAATGTAGCTGTACTCGTACAATCCGAATTTACGGCTTAACATGAAAAGTGGAAGACGAGCCTTCACCCGTGAATAGCGGGGGGAGGCTCTTTATACGTATATAAGAAGAGATCGCTTAATGTGTTGCGGCATCTCTTACAAACTGTTACAATTTATGCAAACAAACTAATCCGGCAGGTATGTTTTTGTCTGCCAGGAATGAAAATTTTTCATTTAGTTTCAATGAATCGATTTCATCATACAACCCTTTGGCACTTAATGAAGTTGATTCTATCATCTGTTTTGCACGAAAGGGGTTAACCATGCTAGGACTTGTCAAAAAGATCTTCGGCGACACCAACGAGCGCGATGTCAAACGTCTCATGAAGACAGTCGATGTAATTAACAAAAAGGAACCGGAATTCGAGGCGCTCTCGGATGAACAGCTTAAAGCGAAAACCGAGGAGTTCCGTGCGCGGATCGAAAAGGGTGAGACGCTGGATGAGTTGCTTCCAGAAGCGTTTGCGACAGTCCGTGAAACCTCCAAACGGACACTGGGCAAGCGTCATTATGACGTTCAACTAGTTGGAGGGATGGCCCTCCATGAAGGCAGAATTGCAGAGATGAAGACCGGGGAAGGGAAGACGCTTGTAGGAACCTTGCCGGTTTATTTAAATGCGCTTCTTGGCAAAGGTGTACACGTGGTTACCGTCAATGACTATTTGGCGTCACGTGATAGTGAAGAAATGGCGCAGATATATAATTTCTTGGGCATGACGGTTGGGGTTAACCTGAGCGGCATGGACCATGCGTATAAACAAGAAGCTTATGCTTGCGATATTACGTACGGAACTAACAACGAGTTCGGGTTCGATTACCTGCGTGATAATATGGTGCTTTATAAAGAGCAGATGGTACAGCGTCCGCTTCATTTTTGCATTATTGACGAAGTGGATTCCATTTTGGTCGACGAAGCCCGTACCCCGCTCATCATTTCGGGACAAGCCCAGAAATCGACGGAGTTGTACTATGCGGCTGACCGTTTTGTAAAGCGTCTCGATGCGGAAGAGGACTACACGGTGGATATTAAAGTTAAAGCCGTTTCTCTTACGGAAAAAGGTGTGGCTAAAGCGGAACGCGCCTTCGGGATCGACAACCTGTATGACCACAACCATGTCACGTTGAACCACCATGTGGTTCAAGCGCTGAAAGCAAATGTCATTATGCGCCTTGATGTGGATTATGTTGTAACGGAAGATGAAGTTGTAATCGTTGACGAATTTACGGGCCGTCTGATGGCAGGACGCCGCTACAGCGACGGATTGCACCAGGCGATCGAAGCCAAAGAAGGCATTGAGGTTCAGAACGAGAGTATGACGCTTGCTACAATTACGTTCCAGAACTACTTCCGTATGTACCGCAAGCTGGCTGGTATGACCGGTACAGCGAAGACGGAGGAAGAAGAGTTTAAGAAGATTTATGGCCTTGAAGTACTTCAAGTCCCTACGAACAAGCCGAACCAACGGGTTGATATGCCGGATGTCGTGTACAAGAGCGAAGAAGGCAAGTTTAGGGCGGCTGTGGTCGAGATCGTGGAGCGCCATAAGAAGAATCAGCCAATACTGGTTGGTACGGTATCCATCGAGAACTCCGAACGTTTGTCAGATATGCTGAAGCGTAAAGGCGTACAGCACAAAGTGTTAAATGCTAAGTACCATGCGGAAGAAGCGGAGATTATTTCCCACGCTGGTCAGCCGGGCTCTGTAACGATCGCCACCAACATGGCGGGACGTGGTACGGATATCCTGCTTGGGGAAGGCGTACAGGAAGTAGGCGGTCTGCACATCATCGGTACGGAACGCCACGAATCCCGTCGTATTGATAACCAGCTTCGCGGCCGTGCCGGTCGTCAGGGTGACCCGGGTTCGACCCAGTTCTACCTGTCTCTTGGCGATGAACTGATGAAGCGTTTTGGTACGGATAATGTATTGAATATGATGGAACGCCTCGGTTTTGAGGAAGACCAGCCGATTGAGAGCAAGATGATTACCCGTGCTGTAGAATCCGCTCAGAAGCGTGTTGAAGGTAATAACTTTGATGTTCGTAAAGTCGTCCTTCAGTATGATGACGTGATGAACCAGCAACGGGAAATTATTTATAAGCAGCGCCGCGAGATCTTGGAATCCGAAGATATCAAACAGATTGTCATTGATATGATTAAACCGGTCATTGACCGTGTCGTTGATGCACACTGTAGCGATGATATTCCGGAGAACTGGGAACTGCAGGAAGTTGCGGATTACATGAACAGCAAACTTCTTGATGAAGGTGTTGTAACACGTGACGAGCTGTGGGGTAAGGAATCTAATGAAATTTCCGAACACCTCTTCGAGCGCGTGATGCAGAAGTACAAAGAGCGTGAGCAATCCATCGGCGAAGAGCTGGTGCGTGAGTTCGAAAAAGTTATCGTGCTTCGTGCCGTAGACAGCAAGTGGATGGACCATATCGACGCGATGGATCAGCTTCGCCAAGGTATTCATCTTCGTGCTTACGGCGGTACAGATCCGCTTCGCGAGTATCAGTTCGAAGGATTCGAGATGTTTAATGCGATGATCGCTAGCATCCAAGAAGAAGTGTCGACATATATCATGAAGGCACATATCGAGACCAACCAGGAGCGCCAGGCGGTTGTGGAAGAGAGCAAGGTATCCACGAACGGTGAGCCAGCCGAGAAACGTCCTGTTCAGGTTGCTGATCAAATCGGGCGCAACGATCTTTGTCCATGCGGTAGCGGTAAGAAGTACAAGCATTGCCATGGACAGAACGCATAAGGTATCAATTAAATAGTTAGGCGTACTGCTGTGACTAGCGGTACAATCATAGACTCCCTTGAGAGTAAACAAGGGAATACCGGGATGGCTTTAATGCGCATCAGGTATTCCCCTGTGCATTCTTAAGGGAGTTGTTCTGAAGAAAAAAGAAAATACGGTGTATGAGAAATGGTCTCCATCTGCCTGAATTGAACTCACGTGGAACCCCATATCCATCCCTCCCGATTGGCCCAAGAACGTTTTTCCTGGTATGAAGGGTATAATGAACTTATAAGTGAAAAGAAAGGACGAGGTGTCATGATCGATCCAAGTGTGAGGCAGGACCTACGTGAAATTAGCAAGAAATTAACCAATCTTAGGGGGTCTCTTTGACTTAGATCTTAAGCAGGAAATGATTGCGAACTTCGAAGAGAAGATGGCCGCTCCCGATTTCTGGGACGATAACGAAAAGGCGCAGAGTCTCATTGCTGAGATGAATGCCGTGAAATCAAGTGTGGATCAGTATGAGAAGTTGCAGCAGGATTATGATGATGCGGTTGTTATGATTGAATTGGCTGATGAAGAGGGAGACGACACCCTAAGCGGCGAAATTGGAGAGTCCATTAAAGAAATCGTGCGGCGTGTCGAAGAGTTCGAACTGCAACAGCTGCTGAACCAACCTTATGATAAGTTAAATGCCATCTTGGAGCTCCATCCCGGTGCAGGCGGAACGGAGTCACAAGACTGGGGACAGATGCTGCTCCGTATGTATACCCGCTGGGCCGAAAAACGCGGCTTTAAGGTGGAAACACTTGATTATTTGCCGGGTGATGAAGCGGGAATCAAGAGTGTCACGCTCCTTATTAAAGGCTACAATGCCTATGGCTATCTGAAGGCTGAGAAAGGTGTACACCGTCTTGTTCGTATTTCGCCTTTTGATTCCTCGGGCCGCCGTCACACCTCCTTCGTATCCTGTGATGTCGTACCGGAAATTACGGACGATGTGGACATTGAAATCCGTACTGAAGATCTGAAAATAGACACCTACCGTGCCAGCGGCGCGGGTGGTCAACATATCAATACAACAGACTCTGCGGTACGGATTACGCACTTGCCGACTGGTGTTGTAGTAACCTGCCAGAATGAGCGTTCCCAGATTAAAAACCGTGAACAAGCCATGACGATGCTCCGTTCCAAGCTATATGAGCGCAAGATTGAGGAGCAGCAACAGCAGTTGGCTGAAATCCGTGGTGAGCAATCGGAAATTGCCTGGGGTAGTCAAATCCGTTCTTATGTATTCCATCCGTACAGCATGGTTAAGGATCACCGGACTCAGGTGGAGACCGGGAATGTAGGTGCTGTAATGGACGGCGATCTGGACGGCTTTATCGATGGATACCTGCGCAGTCAGATTAAGCAGGATGTGGAGTAAGAGGAGAATGTAACCATCATGGCCCAATCTGTACGCACTAAACGAAGAGAACCACTCATTCCGGTAAACGGCCCGGTCCGTCAATTGGCTGACACGCTGTTTATCATTGTAGGTTCGTTTATTATGGCACTATCGTTTAATTCATTTTTCCTCCCGAACCGCATCGCTTCTGGCGGTGTCTCGGGAATATCTGTTCTGCTAGAAGCTCTCTTCGGCATTCAGCCGGCGTATACGCAATGGATGTTCAATATTCCGCTTTTTGTACTTGGCTTTTGGCTGCTGGGACGGGAATACGGAATTCGATCGCTGCTTGGCAGTGTGGTTTTGCCACTGTTTGTTTTCATAACTAAGGACTGGGTCGAGCCTACTTCGAACCCTCTCCTCGCCTCCATTTTCGGAGGGATTGGTGTGGGCACCGGAATCGGTCTTGTCTACCGGGGGCGCGGTTCTACCGGTGGGCTTATGATCGTGGCGCAGATTGTGCAAAAATACAGCGGACTCAGCTTCTCCTTCTGTGTTGTGATGCTTGACGCGCTTGTCATTAGTTCGGCGGCGTTGGTGCTGTCGCTGGAACAGGCGCTGTACGCATTAATTGCTCTGTACGTCACAGGCAAAATTATTGATACAATCGAGCTTGGCTTTAGCTATACGAAGGTCGCTTACATTATCTCGGATCATACAGAGCCGATTACGAAGGCTATCCTGCATGATTTGGACCGTGGTCTCACCAAGCTGAACGCCGAGGGAGGATATACCGGGGAAAACCGGACAGTGCTCATGGTCGTTGTGGGCCAGAGTGAAATCCCAAGGCTAAAGACATTGGTGCAATTTGTCGATCCGGATGCTTTTGTTATTATCAGCAAAGCCCATGAGGTGCTCGGTGAAGGCTTCCAGAAGGTTAAAGCCTGATTGCAATGTCGACACATCCTTGTCTGCGTTAGATTGTTGGTTTATAGTCTATCGTATTGGGGATACCTGACTAAAAGGGCAGTGGGCGTACATTAGTCTAGTGAAGTTAACAATCAAGAACGATGTTCCTGAAGTGGGTTAAAAGGGATAATCGAGGTACACACCATAGATTTTAAAATCAAAAACAGGTCAGTCAAGGATTTATCCTTGTCTGGCCCGTTTTGTGTAGTTCATCGTATGATTTTAAGTCGATTGCGGGCGAGTAAAGTCCAGTCCAGGTAGATCAAAGATTTAAAAGTCTTCAACAGAGAAGGCGGAATTATTTTGGAGAAGCGTAGAGGTCGCCCGAAAGCTTTCCACAGGAAAGCTCGCATCGTAAGCATAAGCTGTCCCCGGATTTCAACGATGGTATAAATACATAAAAGAAATTTGGGGGCAAGAGCGATCGTAAGAATAATCCGCATTCGTAGTGATGCTCAAGCTAAGAATCATTAATTCAACTTTTGTAGATGAAGAAGATTGTAGGAATGATTCGTTCTCACAGCGTCTCCTAACACAAAGAGAGGGTATCCCTAAGGTCTTTGAACCTTTTGGGATATTCTCCTTTTATTTTTGCGAGCACACGATATAATGATAACTAATCTATTGGGGGTGTCGATATGGAAATCAAAGAAATATATGGTAACCTTCCGCAGCTTCAAACTGAACGGTTACTTCTAAGGAAAATAACAATGCAGGATGCCGAGGATATGTTTGCCTATGCATCAGACGAGGATGTGTCCAGATACGTTACTTGGGATACACATCGGACGATCGAGGATAGTAAAGGTTTCATTCATTTTATTGAACAACAGTATGACAATGGGGCATTAGCTCCTTGGGCCATAGAAGATAAGGAAAGCGGCCGGATGATCGGGACGGTCGATTTTGTTATCTGGAAACCCCAGCATCAACTAGCGGAGATCGGATACGTGCTGAACAAGGATTACTGGGGCAAGGGCTTAATGGCGGAGGCAGCGGGTGAGCTGCTGCGTTTTGGTTTTATGGAGATGGATCTGGTCCGTGTTCAGGCGCGATGTTTTGCTGAAAACATAGGTTCTGGAAGAGTGATGGAGAAGATCGGAATGACATATGAGGGTACTCAGCGTAAAGCCGCGAAGATTAAAGGGGTGCACTGGGACCTTAGAACATTCGCAATTTTAAAAGAGGAATATGAGTTACAGCTATAAGGACAAGTCTATTAATTCATTTATGGATTCCCATTTTTTAATTTAAATGAAAGATACCTGTTGTATTAATATGAATACGGTCGTATAATAATACATATTTATGAGACGGGATAGTGAAAATCTACCAGACGCGAGTGGGAGAGAGGGATGGGTATGATGACAGAACAGAAGATTTTGAGAGCTGCGATTGTCGGTTCAACCGGCTATGGAGGGGTGGAGCTGATCCGATTGCTTCAGCATCATCCTCAAGTGGAGATTACGTCGGTTATCTCCTCCTCCAGTTCAGGAGTTCCGATATCGGACGGATTTCCTCATTTGACGAATATCGTGGAACGGAACCTGGACGGTGTCGTACCGGCGGAGATTGCGGAACGGGCGGATGTTGTGTTTACGGCAACGCCGTCAGGCGTTAGTGCCAAGCTGGTGCCACAGCTGATGGAAGCTGGACTTAAGGTCATTGATCTTTCCGGTGATTTTCGAATCAAGGATGGCAGCGTGTACGAGGAATGGTATAAGCATAAGGCACCGGATGACGATGTGCTCGCACAAGCGGTATACGGTTTATGTGAAGTGTTCGGGGAAGAGGTTGTGGATGTGGATTTCATCTCGAACCCAGGCTGTTATCCTACTGCGACGCTACTTGGTCTGATCCCTGCGATTAGCGCAGGCTGGATTGATCCGGCAAGCATCATCATCGATGCCAAATCAGGTGTGTCCGGAGCGGGACGCGGTACCAGCTTGATGGCACACTATGCGGAGATTAATGAGAACTTCAAAGCTTATAAGGTGAATAAGCATCAGCACATTCCAGAGATCGAGCAGGTGTTGAGCGAAGTGGCCGGTGAAAAGGTGACGGTTACCTTTACGACCCACCTCGCCCCTATGACAAGAGGAATTATGAGTACGATGTACGCCTCCCTTCTGGGCGCATATACTGAGGAGGATTTTGTAGAGCTGTACCGCCAGTACTACAAGGATCGCCGTTTTGTACGTGTCCGTGATCAAGGCACTTGGCCGGCAACGAAGGAAGTCAGCGGCTCGAATTATTGCGATATCGGTTTTTCGGTGGATTCCCGGACGGGAAGAGTCACCTTTGTATCCGTAATTGATAATGTGGTGAAGGGCGCCGCAGGGCAGGCGATCCAGAACCTGAACTTGATGATGGGATGGGAGGAAAGTCTCGGACTTACGTTTACGCCAG
Above is a window of Paenibacillus uliginis N3/975 DNA encoding:
- the argC gene encoding N-acetyl-gamma-glutamyl-phosphate reductase, translated to MTEQKILRAAIVGSTGYGGVELIRLLQHHPQVEITSVISSSSSGVPISDGFPHLTNIVERNLDGVVPAEIAERADVVFTATPSGVSAKLVPQLMEAGLKVIDLSGDFRIKDGSVYEEWYKHKAPDDDVLAQAVYGLCEVFGEEVVDVDFISNPGCYPTATLLGLIPAISAGWIDPASIIIDAKSGVSGAGRGTSLMAHYAEINENFKAYKVNKHQHIPEIEQVLSEVAGEKVTVTFTTHLAPMTRGIMSTMYASLLGAYTEEDFVELYRQYYKDRRFVRVRDQGTWPATKEVSGSNYCDIGFSVDSRTGRVTFVSVIDNVVKGAAGQAIQNLNLMMGWEESLGLTFTPVYP